The genomic window ACTCCGCTAAAGCCAGTTTCTGCTCCTGATAATTTATTCGCCTCCGACAGATTGCCCAGGTAAAAACTGACGGTGCCCGGAGCAACGCGATGCTTTGTGCATCACGTTATTACCTCTGCCGCCTCTAGGCCCTTTTCCTTGCCGCTCGCCCGCTGCTTAGCGGGCCGGTTCTCTTAAGCCTTACAGGGCGCGTGAATATAATTGTTTGATATCGTCGATGCCGGCTGTGCGGGGATTACCGCCGGTACAAACGTCCTCCAGGGCCGCTGGGCGAGCTGGGGAATATACTCGGGGTTCACCCCGACCTGGCCTAACCCTCGGGGAATGTCGACATCGCGGCACAGTGTTTTCACTGCCTCGACCGCCATCTGGCGTGCCTGCGCTATATCCACACTCTGAGCATCGCTTATTCCCAAAGCTATCGCGATATGGCGATATTTTTCACCGGTGTTCTCTGCGTTCCAGGCCATAACATGCGGCAGTAAAATGGCATTCGCCACGCCGTGCGGTAAATTATAAAACGCGCCCAAGGGGTGCGCCATGCCGTGCACCAGTCCAGGACCGACGTTGGAGAAGCCCATGCCGGCGATATATTGCGCCAGGGCCATACCTTCTCCTCCCGAGGCATGACCGGCGACGGAGTCTCTCAAGGAACGGGCAATGAGTTCGATGGTTTTCAAATGCAGCATGTCGGTCATTTCCCAGGCGCCGCGTGTTATATAACCTTCAATTGCGTGGGTGAGCGCATCGATCCGGTGGCGGTTTTCAATGAAGCGGGCATACTGGCCATCATATCGGCATCGACAATCGATACGAACGGAATATCATGGGGGTCGATACAAACGAATTTACGCCGTTTCTCTTCATCGGTAATGACATAATTAATAGTCACTTCAGCGGCGGTGCCCGCCGTGGTAGGCACGGCAATAATCGGCGCGGCTTTGGCGAAAAGCTTCAAGACCCCTTTTTAACACCACGATGGTTGGATTGGGCATAACCTCATCAAAGAGCGCGTAATCGAGATTATTTTCTTGCAGGAGCGTGGTGATTTTATCCACTACCCGGCAGTCGCGCAGGACTTTATCCGTCACCACCAGGCCTTTACGGTAGCCGCGCCGAGTAACTTCCTCGACGATATGTGCGATAGCGCCGGCGCCAAACCAGGCCGTTTCATTTAAAATTATTCTGTAAGCCATTTTATTCTCCTTGAAAAAAATAATGGATAGGAATGTTTATGACTGGCTGCTTTTTTCGACTAATAATAAGTGTTGTGTTGCCAGCACGCAGCCGCCCCGTTGATTTACTACTTCAAGCTGTTCCGTCACCAGGCCGTAGCCCGGTCTACGCGGATGGTCCTTTTTTCGCTGATGGACACTTTCACCTGCAAGGTATCACCAATAAAAACTGGTTCAGGAAAATTTAATTTTTCATAGCCATAGGTCATGGCGCGGGAATTAATATCACCCGCGGTCATGCCGGCGTGTAATACAATATCGCTTTCAGTGATGGTGCGTCCCGTTGTGGTGCGGGTTTCGCCCAGCACAAATTCCTCGAAATATTTATCGATAAACATAACTCTACTCCGGGCCGACGGTTAATCCAGGTGGTAGACTTCTTCCATATTCGTCCATAATTCCCCTGGCGTACGTGTTGCAAGCGGCGTCAGGCAGGGACGCATTCCGCCCACCATTTCTTAGTAACCGGATCCACAGCCATTTTTTTCATGTCTTCTTGATAATTGTCGCCATGATATTCGTAATAACTAAATAGATAGCCATCCTTAAAGTAAATAGAATAGTTGGCAATATTACATTTTTTGATCATGGCATTAACATCGGGCCAAGGATTAGCATGTAATTGTGCATAATAGGCATATTTGTCCGGCTTAACTTTTATCACGCCTCCAAAACGCCGAATTGACTTCATGGCAAATCCTCCCTATTAAATAATACGGCTGCGTGCCAGCGTTTCACGAATTTGAACTCTGCGCTGTTGGTTGAGCGGCCCGGTGGGGCGCAGCGAATGAACTGGAATATCCAGTCCGACTGGGTCAGCGCATATTTCACGACATTGTAAAACGGTACATCCAGGCTGTAGAGTGCCGGGATCTACGACAGTCGGCTTTGTAGCGCATTGGCCTGGTCGAATTCCTTCTGTTGCCAATGGCGATAAATCCCGCAGGTGAGCTGAGGAGCAAAATTGGCTCTTGCAGGAATGGCGCCATCGCCGCCGAGGATTAACGTGCCGAGCAGGTATTCGTCGTAACCGGCAAACACGGCAAAGTCGGGACGCACGGGTTTAACGGCATGGATCACTTCGCGAATATGGCTCAGGGTATCGACGGTATCTTTCAAGCCGACAATATTCAGACACGCCTGCGCCAGGCGCACGATACACGCGACCGGGATTGATTGTCCCGTCAGCGCCGGGAAATTATAAAGCAAGATGGGTAGCGGAAGATATTCAGCAATATAGCGATAATGCTCAAAGAGGTACTCTTCCGCCAGCGGATTATACCAGGGATTGACGACTACCACGCCGTCCGCGCCGTACTCTTGCGCCAGCCGGCCGAAGGCCAATGTCGCCTGTGTGCCTGAATGGGCAATGCCGACCAACACGGGTTTACGGCCGGCAACATGGGTGATACAAAACTTCATCACCTGCACACGCAGGGCGTCCGACATGTGCGCGAATTCGCCGGCGCTGCCGAGAAAAAACAGCCCGTCCACTTCGGTGGTAAGCAAATAATCGATAAGCCGTCCCATCGCCGCTTCGTCAAACTGCTCCTGCTCATCAAATAACGTGGGAACTAGTGGAATGATCCCTTTGAACTATAAGGACATATTTTTTCTCCTGCTTTAATGAAACTGCGCCGTCGTCTCCCGGGGCCGGAAGGGCTAGCCCATTCATGACAATCGATAAAGCCGCACGGCATTGTCGCTGAATAAGTGGGTCTGATACACGTGGCCGAATGCGCGCGTAATATCCATCATCACATCGATCCAGGGCACCATTCCCGTCCCCAGATCGCAGACGGGGAAATTGCTGGCAAAAATGACCTTGTCGCGGCTGAACGTCTTAAGGACAATCTCGACAGCGGGGCGAACAAGACCTATATCGCCTTCGGAGGGAATAATGACACCGGACACCTTGCAATAAACGTTGTCGCACGCGGTCAGCGCGTGCAGATTTTGCCGCTAGCGCAGAGCATGATCTGTTTCTTGCGCCAGTCGCATGGCATCCACCATACCCATATGATTCAATACAATGTTGGTTGCGGGCGCATGGCGCGCAAGGTGGGCCACATCGCCCAACTCAGCATTGCCTACGCAGGCCTCAAAGCACAGCCCGGCGTCGCCGAGCGCGTTGACATTCTGGATGAAGACGGGCGTCAGGCAGCTACCGGGCGGCTAGCTTGGTACATGCAGAACGTGTCGGACGCCTTTCACCCAGCGATGAATCGTGTTCGCTTCACGGCAGCGGGCGACAGCGTCAGGCTGCTGTAAATCCAGAGAGATGATGCCGCCGCAGACAGCGTTGGCGGGCTCCTCGCACAGTTCACGCAGATAGCGCGCCTCCTGTTGCCGTTGAACCGGGGCGACATCCACTTCCACATACAGCGCCCGGTCGATGCACCAATGCCCGTCAGGGGCGCAGGTCGGATAATCTGCCCACGCCACATCGTGCTGCAGCGCTGGTACCGCATCCAGCCACGGTAACCGGAAGCGGGACAGATCCCATAAATGAAGATGTGTATCGGTAATGTGCAGCACGCCGGGTCTCCTAATGGTTGTCTTGATAGGTTACCGGGATGGCGCCCTTAGCGGATGAACGGTAGCAGGCCTCCACCACGCACATAGTTTTCCAGGCATCTTCGACGCTATTCAGGTAGTGATAATTATCGTCTTCAATCTTACATTGCAGGCCGGCCATGGGACCGATAAAGGCGTCAGGAAACCAGGTTCCGTCAATGGAGATTTCTCGCCACCCTTTACCGTCATCGAGGACATATTCAAATTTATCGACAGAGCCTTTAGGGTAATTCAGGATGACGCCAATCTGAATTTTGATCGCGCCCCGGGTTCCCTCTATTTTGAAAAAACATTCTTGTTTATCCGGCGCATAGTCATGGCCGTGGTTGGTATGAATATTAGCGCGTACAATGTCGCCATAATCCAGAATGATGGACGATCGCGTCTGCGCCAGTTCCAGAATTTTGGGATGTTTCATAGTTTTACAGTAAACCGCTTGAGGGTCGCCAAGGAAAAAGCGTATAACATCAATGTAGTGGATGCTGTGGTAATTAACTTCCATTCTTTCCTTTTCAAACAGGAACTGCCACAGATTCCAAGGCGTTTGACAAATAACACGCATTTCCACATCGTGAATTTCGCCCAATCGGTTTTCCATGACCAGTTGTTTAGCGGCCATCATAAAGGGTGCGCGGCGTAGCTGAAAATTGATGCCGGCAATGAGTCCTTTTTGCCGGCAGCAGTCGAGAATAGCTTTTGCCTGCGTAAGACTTTCGCCCATTGGCTTTTGAATGAGCACGCCAACGCGTTCGGGCAGTTTTTGCAGGATAGCCAGGATTTCCGAAGCCGGCACGGCAATATCAAACACGCATTCTTCCGCCACGCCCTGTGCTATCAAGTCCTCAAGGGTGTCGCAACAGTGGGGGATTTGCCACTGTCTGGCCACGCTGTGCGCTTTTTGTTTATCGCGATCGTAAAGGGCGAATACCTTAAAACCCGCTTTGCGGTAAGCCGGCAAATGCGAATCGGTGACGATACCGCCGGCGCCGATAATGGCAATCGCTTTGGGGTTAACAGGTAAGGGGTGTTTCGTTGATATAGGCATATTTTTCTCCTTTATTAGGCGAGTCCGTTGGCATAACCGACGAGAGCGACCGAGAGTACAAGCACCACACTTCCCAAGAGCATCACTTTTTTGGGTCTCTCGTAGCCGCGCCACTCGCCGGTTTTTAAAGCCCAGGCGTTAGAGATGATCAAAGCCCCTGAGAGGAAAGCAATCCAGCCGATAACCGGCCCCAGATTACCCAGCAGGGCGGTCTTTGGCATATAGACCGAGCGCACCGAACCAGATGCAGCCGGTGTAGCAGCGCCTTGAACCAGGCAAAGGACGATCCGGGGCGTGAAAAATCGCTGAAGGTGTGGTTCTTGTTCAGCATCCACAGCGCGTAACCTATATTGGAAATAAACCCACCGGAGGCAAAGACGATCACATAAGCTATCAGGCTGGCGCTAACCGGGTTAATGCCGTCAGCGACGGCAAGCGTGCTGGCGCGGCTGGCGTAGGTTTAGACGATGTTCATGGCCGCGGTGCTGAAGCCGGATGCCAGCGCCATGAGCAATATGCTGACAAATTTTTCATTTTTTACTCGCGAAATTTCAAGCTTTGACTGTTGATCTTTTAAGATACCCGCGTGTGTGATAATGCTGACCCCGACGATCATTACCGCCATGCCCGCCAGTAGCCAGCTAAGCGAACGGGCCGGAAGAAGAGTGCCCAGAATAAATAACGGGATCAGCGAGCCAAGGGAGCATCCCACGCTGGTATTGATACCGACGGTCAACGACAGGCCGATGCTATCGATGCCTTTACCGTACCAGATAGCGCTGATTCCCCACAGGAACCCACAGGTGGCCGCAATAGCCAGCACCCAGGTGGGTGTTGCCAGGATATAACGCACAAATCCCGGGACTTCGACTCAGGTCCAGAATAGGGGGATGAGCAGTATCCCGATAATGGATAAAATGATCTAAAAGGCTTCCCATGAGAAAGGCCGGTAATTTTTCATTCCGAGGCCGAAACTTCCCTGGAACAGACAAGCGATCATTAAAACAATAAATCCCGCCAGCATAGTGTCTCTCATGTTAATTATCTTCGATGTTTAGAGAACACCTTGTATAGATAATTGTTCTCATATATGAAATAAAGTTCTTCATTTGGAACTAACAGGGAAGCTAATCCTCATTTTTTCGATATTCAACTTAAAAATTAACCTGCTTATTTTTTTCAGCCGCGATCAAATTTTTACTCGTTATTACTACAAAATCGGCTAACACTGTGCCTCAGTGGTATCTTAGTAGTACCAATTTTATGTGATGTTCATTGCAAAAGGAGCATTTATGGCGACGTTAAAGGGAATCACCTGGGGGCATAGCCGGGGGTATACATCGGTGGTTGCGACGGGGCAACGGTTTGGAGAGCTGCATCCAGACATTGATATCCAGTGGGAGAAACGTTCGCTACAGGCGTTTGCTGACGGCGATCTTGACGCTCTGGCGCAGCAGTATGATTTGCTGGTTATTATCCCTGGGCCGGATTTGTCGCGGAGAAAGTGCTACCGCTACAGGATTATTTGTCGGCGGCATACTTGGCCGATCAGGCGGCGAATTCCGTGGGCGGTTCCCATGAAAGTTATGATTTTCAGGGGTTTCAGAGCGCGCTGGCCATTGATGCAGCCACGCTGGTGGCCGTGTACCGTCCGGATCATCTGTCGGCTGGACGATTGACGC from Sodalis glossinidius str. 'morsitans' includes these protein-coding regions:
- a CDS encoding MaoC/PaaZ C-terminal domain-containing protein, whose amino-acid sequence is MFIDKYFEEFVLGETRTTTGRTITESDIVLHAGMTAGDINSRAMTYGYEKLNFPEPVFIGDTLQVKVSISEKRTIRVDRATAW
- a CDS encoding L-rhamnose mutarotase, coding for MKSIRRFGGVIKVKPDKYAYYAQLHANPWPDVNAMIKKCNIANYSIYFKDGYLFSYYEYHGDNYQEDMKKMAVDPVTKKWWAECVPA
- a CDS encoding dihydrodipicolinate synthase family protein, with product MIPLVPTLFDEQEQFDEAAMGRLIDYLLTTEVDGLFFLGSAGEFAHMSDALRVQVMKFCITHVAGRKPVLVGIAHSGTQATLAFGRLAQEYGADGVVVVNPWYNPLAEEYLFEHYRYIAEYLPLPILLYNFPALTGQSIPVACIVRLAQACLNIVGLKDTVDTLSHIREVIHAVKPVRPDFAVFAGYDEYLLGTLILGGDGAIPARANFAPQLTCGIYRHWQQKEFDQANALQSRLS
- a CDS encoding amidohydrolase family protein, coding for MSGVIIPSEGDIGLVRPAVEIVLKTFSRDKVIFASNFPVCDLGTGMVPWIDVMMDITRAFGHVYQTHLFSDNAVRLYRLS
- a CDS encoding Gfo/Idh/MocA family protein, which encodes MPISTKHPLPVNPKAIAIIGAGGIVTDSHLPAYRKAGFKVFALYDRDKQKAHSVARQWQIPHCCDTLEDLIAQGVAEECVFDIAVPASEILAILQKLPERVGVLIQKPMGESLTQAKAILDCCRQKGLIAGINFQLRRAPFMMAAKQLVMENRLGEIHDVEMRVICQTPWNLWQFLFEKERMEVNYHSIHYIDVIRFFLGDPQAVYCKTMKHPKILELAQTRSSIILDYGDIVRANIHTNHGHDYAPDKQECFFKIEGTRGAIKIQIGVILNYPKGSVDKFEYVLDDGKGWREISIDGTWFPDAFIGPMAGLQCKIEDDNYHYLNSVEDAWKTMCVVEACYRSSAKGAIPVTYQDNH
- a CDS encoding L-rhamnose/proton symporter RhaT codes for the protein MRYILATPTWVLAIAATCGFLWGISAIWYGKGIDSIGLSLTVGINTSVGCSLGSLIPLFILGTLLPARSLSWLLAGMAVMIVGVSIITHAGILKDQQSKLEISRVKNEKFVSILLMALASGFSTAAMNIV